The following proteins come from a genomic window of Sardina pilchardus chromosome 1, fSarPil1.1, whole genome shotgun sequence:
- the gtpbp1l gene encoding GTP binding protein 1, like, translated as MAATESSLSPSSIAMADTVVPACMFAPDRGSDDDATGGDCYEDGEAHNGESEDHLDLTSKMALVSPTGEQYDVLFRQLRERMDEGCGETIYVVGMGSDGGDYGLNEQDMEASVATVQSLCETVEADLILLRERAETAGSVRDYLIRRRVGDTDFLEVRVAVVGNVDAGKSTLLGVLTHGELDNGRGFARQKLFRHKHEMESGRTSSVGNDILGFDQHGQVVNKPDSHGGSLDWTKICERSSKVITFIDLAGHEKYLKTTVFGMTGHLPDFCMLMVGSNAGIVGMTKEHLGLALALNVPVFVVVTKIDMCPANILQETLKLLQRLLKSPGCRKIPVLVQNKDDVIVTASNFSSERMCPIFQISNVTGENMDLLKMFLNLLSSRTTYRDDEPAEFQIDDTYSVPGVGTVVSGTTLRGLIRLNDTLLLGPDPLGAFISIAVKSIHRKRMPVKEVRGGQTASFALKKIKRSSIRKGMVMVSPRLSPQACWEFEAEILVLHHPTTISPRYQAMVHCGSIRQTATILTMNRDCLRTGDKALVHFRFIKTPEYLHCDQRLVFREGRTKAVGTISKLLQSPNNLPSHSKPQQMKMQSSKKTSPRGDGTTPPNEEPGLLEGNAQPKQGGGGRRRGGQRHRGKGLTSLLVPPAAGTGSS; from the exons AGTTCAATAGCAATGGCAGATACTGTTGTACCTGCCTGTATGTTTGCCCCAGACCGGGGAAGCGACGATGATGCAACTGGAGGGGACTGCTATGAGGACGGGGAAGCTCACAATGGCGAGTCCGAGGATCATTTAGACCTCACTAGCAAG ATGGCTCTGGTCAGTCCAACAGGAGAACAGTATGATGTGTTATTTCGACAACTCAGGGAGAGGATGGACGAGGGTTGTGGGGAGACCATCTACGTGGTGGGAATGGGCTCAG ACGGTGGGGACTACGGGCTGAACGAGCAGGACATGGAGGCGTCGGTGGCCACGGTGCAGTCGCTGTGCGAGACGGTGGAGGCCGACCTCATCCTGCTGAGAGAGCGGGCGGAGACGGCGGGCAGCGTGCGCGACTACCTCATTCGCCGCCGCGTCGGGGACACCGACTTCCTGGAGGTCAG AGTGGCCGTGGTGGGGAACGTGGACGCTGGTAAGAGTACGTTACTGGGCGTGCTCACCCACGGGGAGCTGGACAACGGCCGCGGCTTCGCCCGCCAGAAACTCTTCCGCCACAAACACGAGATGGAGAGCGGCCGCACGAGCAGCGTTGGCAACGACATCCTGGGCTTCGACCAACACGGACAG GTGGTGAACAAACCAGACAGCCATGGCGGCAGCCTGGACTGGACCAAGATCTGCGAGCGCTCCTCCAAGGTCATCACCTTCATCGACCTGGCGGGTCACGAGAAGTACCTCAAGACCACCGTGTTCGGCATGACTGGACACCTGCCGGACTTCTGCATGCTCATG gttgGCAGTAATGCAGGGATTGTGGGAATGACAAAAGAGCATCTTGGCCTCGCGTTGGCATTAAATGTTCCCGTGTTTGTTGTAGTCACGAAAATCGACATGTGTCCAGCCAATATTTTACAAG aaaCGCTGAAACTACTGCAGAGGTTACTCAAATCTCCGGGCTGCAGGAAAATCCCTGTCTTGGTGCAGAACAAAGATGACGTTATAGTCACCGCCTCCAACTTCAGCTCGGAGAG AATGTGCCCGATCTTTCAGATCTCCAACGTGACTGGCGAGAACATGGACCTGCTGAAGATGTTCCTCAACCTGCTGTCGTCCAGAACCACGTACCGCGACGACGAGCCAGCTGAGTTCCAGATCGATGATACATACTCAGTACCG ggtgTGGGCACGGTGGTGTCGGGCACCACGTTACGCGGCCTCATCCGCCTCAACGACACCCTGCTGCTGGGGCCGGACCCGCTGGGCGCCTTCATCTCCATCGCCGTCAAGTCCATCCACCGCAAGCGCATGCCCGTCAAGGAGGTGCGCGGCGGCCAGACGGCCTCCTTCGCCCTCAAGAAGATCAAGCGCTCGTCCATACGCAAGGGCATGGTCATGGTGTCGCCCCGGCTCAGCCCGCAGGCCTGCTGGGAGTTCGAGGCCGAGATCCTGGTGctgcaccaccccaccaccatctCGCCGCGCTACCAGGCCATGG tGCACTGTGGCAGCATCAGGCAAACGGCCACCATCCTGACCATGAACAGGGACTGCCTGCGCACGGGGGACAAGGCCCTGGTCCACTTCCGCTTCATCAAGACCCCCGAGTACCTGCACTGCGACCAGAGGCTGGTCTTCCGGGAGGGCCGCACCAAGGCCGTGGGCACCATCTCCAAG ttatTACAGTCGCCCAACAACCTGCCCTCCCACTCCAAACCGCAGCAAATGAAAATGCAGTCCAGCAAGAAGACGTCGCCGCGTGGAGACGGAACAACGCCACCCAACGAGGAACCAGGGTTATTAGAGGGCAATGCACAG